A part of Hydrogenobacter sp. T-8 genomic DNA contains:
- a CDS encoding flagellar biosynthesis protein FlhF: MKIKKLVVDSLQEAVEEVRSLYGSEAVILSTRVIKQRLLPFLPFPKRSKLEITVGIPDKEDFGEELRKEETLYQEINRLKENLKEVMELVKRQRVEKEEIRRDDLEGEYSLRALYLMNKLINRGVSRDVAQKIVESACGYDFELKRLDLKGENLESLIEGFSKSLRLVENFPEEGFNVVALLGPTGVGKTTTIAKLAYNLKQRGKRVGLITIDSYRTGAVQQLQTYANIMELPFRTADTPYRLRECIGELSSLDIVLVDTGGRSQYNEVKLKELASFFTKLPALKAYITLSANTEERVQYEIIQSFSVVEPSGLIFTKLDETSYFGTLVNVAYRTQIPILCLTTGQRVPEDMIMASYEYLAKIFLEVQ, from the coding sequence ATGAAAATTAAAAAGTTGGTGGTGGACTCTCTTCAGGAGGCGGTGGAGGAAGTGAGAAGCCTATATGGTTCAGAGGCGGTGATATTATCCACAAGGGTTATAAAGCAAAGGTTATTGCCCTTTTTACCCTTCCCTAAAAGGTCAAAACTTGAGATAACGGTGGGTATACCAGACAAAGAGGACTTTGGAGAGGAGCTAAGAAAAGAAGAAACCTTATACCAGGAGATAAACAGGCTAAAGGAAAACCTAAAAGAGGTTATGGAGCTTGTCAAAAGACAGAGGGTGGAAAAGGAGGAGATAAGGAGGGATGACCTTGAGGGAGAATATTCCCTCAGAGCCTTATACCTAATGAATAAGCTCATAAACAGAGGAGTTTCAAGGGATGTGGCGCAGAAGATAGTAGAATCCGCATGCGGATATGACTTTGAACTAAAAAGGCTTGACCTAAAAGGGGAAAACCTTGAGTCTCTCATAGAAGGCTTTAGCAAAAGTCTAAGGCTTGTGGAAAACTTTCCAGAAGAAGGCTTTAATGTGGTCGCCCTTTTGGGTCCAACAGGTGTGGGTAAAACCACCACCATAGCCAAGCTGGCGTATAACCTAAAGCAAAGAGGTAAAAGGGTTGGGCTAATAACCATAGATAGCTACAGGACGGGCGCGGTTCAACAGCTTCAAACCTATGCCAACATAATGGAGCTTCCCTTTAGAACTGCGGACACACCTTATAGACTTAGAGAATGTATAGGAGAACTTTCTTCTTTGGATATAGTGCTTGTGGATACCGGTGGTAGAAGTCAGTATAATGAGGTCAAGTTAAAGGAGCTTGCATCCTTCTTTACAAAGCTTCCAGCACTTAAGGCGTACATAACCCTAAGTGCCAACACAGAAGAAAGGGTTCAGTATGAGATAATACAGAGCTTTAGCGTGGTAGAGCCTTCCGGTCTCATATTTACCAAATTGGACGAGACCAGCTACTTTGGGACTTTAGTCAATGTTGCCTACAGAACCCAGATACCTATCCTATGCCTTACAACTGGTCAAAGGGTTCCCGAGGATATGATTATGGCAAGTTATGAATACTTGGCTAAGATATTCTTAGAGGTGCAGTAA
- a CDS encoding GTP-binding protein, translated as MRLKIVYFGSSLAGKSTNVKKLYEILREKNLTKGDMVVMETEEQRTLFVEMFVSSINIDGYEFELKILTTPGQFRLHPLRKVIMKGVDGLVFVVDSSKEREKINFLVMRETAAVLKEQGEDLLRFPVVVQYNKRDLPDAMEIEDMQVRFNPWATDYVPAVAIRGEGVLETFQKVIKNILVRKYAGNTLI; from the coding sequence ATGAGGCTTAAGATAGTTTATTTTGGCTCCAGCTTGGCTGGCAAAAGCACTAACGTAAAAAAGCTGTATGAAATACTAAGGGAAAAGAATTTAACTAAAGGTGATATGGTGGTTATGGAAACTGAAGAACAAAGGACGCTTTTTGTGGAAATGTTTGTAAGCTCCATAAACATTGATGGATATGAATTTGAATTAAAGATACTTACAACACCTGGTCAATTCAGGCTTCATCCCCTCAGGAAAGTCATAATGAAGGGAGTGGATGGGCTTGTTTTTGTGGTGGATAGCTCAAAAGAGAGAGAAAAGATAAACTTTCTTGTAATGAGAGAGACCGCAGCGGTTCTAAAGGAACAGGGAGAGGACTTGCTTAGGTTCCCCGTGGTGGTTCAATATAACAAAAGGGACCTACCTGACGCCATGGAAATAGAGGACATGCAGGTGCGCTTCAACCCCTGGGCTACAGACTATGTGCCAGCGGTGGCAATAAGAGGGGAGGGAGTGTTAGAAACCTTTCAAAAGGTCATAAAAAATATATTGGTAAGAAAATATGCGGGGAACACCCTTATATAA
- the hypB gene encoding hydrogenase nickel incorporation protein HypB, which yields MCQECGCSINHKHEHSHREEVNLFKKVLERNDLQAEENREHFEEHGVFAINLMSSPGAGKTSLLEKTIESLSDLRVGVIEGDLETDRDAQRIRAKGAPAVQISTGSACHLDAFMVHEGIHELPLEGLDLVFIENVGNLVCPASYDVGAHMNVVLLSVVEGDDKPEKYPVMFKSAQLMVITKTDLLPYVDFSVEKAIRSARKVNPSIDVIRLSAKTGEGMEEWLEYLRFKVKAFRKSLV from the coding sequence ATGTGTCAAGAGTGTGGATGTTCCATAAACCATAAGCATGAACACAGCCATAGAGAAGAGGTAAACCTTTTCAAAAAGGTGCTTGAAAGGAACGACCTTCAGGCGGAGGAGAACAGAGAGCATTTTGAGGAGCATGGTGTATTTGCCATAAACCTTATGTCTTCACCGGGTGCGGGAAAAACTTCACTGCTTGAAAAGACCATTGAGTCCCTTTCAGACCTAAGAGTAGGAGTTATAGAAGGCGATTTGGAAACGGACAGAGACGCTCAGAGGATAAGGGCAAAGGGCGCACCTGCGGTGCAGATAAGCACAGGTTCTGCATGCCATCTTGATGCCTTTATGGTGCACGAGGGTATACATGAGCTACCACTTGAAGGTCTTGACCTTGTTTTTATAGAAAATGTGGGAAACCTTGTGTGTCCCGCCAGCTATGACGTGGGAGCTCACATGAACGTGGTTCTTCTCTCTGTAGTAGAAGGTGATGACAAGCCAGAGAAGTATCCTGTTATGTTCAAAAGTGCACAGCTAATGGTGATAACAAAAACAGACCTCCTGCCATATGTGGACTTTAGCGTAGAGAAGGCAATCAGGTCTGCAAGAAAGGTTAATCCTTCTATAGATGTTATAAGGCTATCCGCAAAGACTGGAGAGGGTATGGAGGAGTGGCTTGAATATCTCCGATTTAAGGTAAAAGCCTTTAGAAAAAGTTTGGTATGA
- a CDS encoding proline--tRNA ligase, translated as MRWSKYFWYTSKEDPADAEAPSHKLLLKAGFIKQVSAGIYELTPPGVRVLRKIENIVRKEMDRSGAQEVLLTVLNPAELWKETGRWDLYGRELFTLRDRNGREYCLGPTHEEEITDLVRSFVNSYRQLPLVLYQIQVKFRDEKRPRFGLIRGREFIMKDAYSFDPDEFSAMMSYESMKFAYDRIFKKLRLKTLLVEASVGAIGGISSHEFVALTPYGEARVAYCESCGYGANAEIVRLSKPQEEEEEPLPLKEVHTPNTDTIEKLSSFLGVPARKIVKAVLYMVNGEKPVMFLIRGDRSIDENKVEAVLGTENFRLAEDKEVQDILKTSKGFIGPFNLPPQIKVYWDNSTYGLKNAVIAFNKPDYHYINANPGRDFEYAEFVDVCQVEEGDPCPKCGSSLKVSKGLELGHIFLLGTRYSEPMRAYYTDPTGQEKPIIMGCYGVGISRCISAIVEQYHDEKGIKWPTSVAPFELDIICVNMEDQEQKAVAENLYMLAQEHGIETIYDDRDQSPGFKFADADLCGFPYRIVVGRKIKEGKVELQNRHTGERWDVEIDKAVETVKDLVQRDKT; from the coding sequence ATGCGTTGGAGCAAGTATTTTTGGTATACTTCAAAGGAAGACCCGGCGGACGCAGAAGCACCATCGCATAAACTACTCCTGAAGGCTGGCTTTATCAAGCAGGTCTCTGCAGGCATATATGAGCTTACTCCACCCGGTGTGAGAGTTCTAAGAAAGATAGAAAACATAGTTCGCAAGGAAATGGACAGGAGCGGAGCTCAGGAGGTTTTGCTTACCGTATTGAACCCTGCTGAGCTTTGGAAGGAAACAGGAAGGTGGGACTTGTATGGTAGAGAGCTTTTTACCCTAAGGGACAGAAATGGCAGGGAATACTGTCTTGGACCAACCCATGAGGAGGAAATAACAGACCTTGTTAGGTCCTTTGTAAACTCATACAGACAACTTCCTTTGGTTCTTTACCAGATACAGGTCAAGTTCAGAGACGAAAAAAGACCTCGCTTTGGTCTTATAAGGGGAAGGGAGTTTATCATGAAGGATGCCTACTCCTTTGACCCAGATGAGTTTTCCGCCATGATGTCTTATGAAAGCATGAAGTTTGCCTACGATAGGATATTTAAAAAACTCAGGCTAAAGACACTGCTTGTGGAAGCGAGCGTGGGGGCTATAGGTGGAATAAGCTCTCATGAGTTTGTTGCTCTAACTCCCTACGGAGAGGCAAGAGTTGCCTACTGTGAAAGCTGTGGCTATGGAGCAAACGCAGAAATAGTAAGACTTTCCAAGCCTCAAGAGGAGGAAGAAGAGCCTTTACCTTTAAAGGAAGTTCATACGCCAAACACAGACACCATTGAAAAACTCTCCTCTTTTCTTGGAGTGCCTGCAAGGAAGATAGTAAAGGCGGTGCTTTATATGGTAAATGGAGAAAAACCCGTCATGTTCCTCATAAGGGGAGACAGGAGCATAGACGAGAATAAGGTGGAGGCTGTTTTGGGAACGGAGAATTTTAGGCTGGCGGAAGACAAGGAGGTCCAAGATATTTTGAAAACCAGCAAGGGCTTTATAGGACCCTTTAACCTTCCACCTCAGATAAAGGTCTACTGGGACAACTCTACCTACGGACTAAAGAACGCGGTAATAGCCTTTAATAAGCCAGATTATCATTACATAAACGCCAACCCAGGGAGGGACTTTGAATATGCAGAGTTTGTGGATGTGTGTCAGGTAGAAGAGGGCGACCCATGCCCTAAGTGTGGCTCTTCCCTTAAGGTAAGCAAAGGTCTTGAGCTGGGACATATATTCCTTCTTGGGACAAGGTATTCTGAGCCCATGAGAGCCTACTACACAGACCCCACAGGACAAGAAAAACCCATCATAATGGGTTGCTACGGTGTAGGCATTTCAAGGTGCATTTCTGCAATCGTGGAGCAGTATCACGATGAAAAGGGAATAAAGTGGCCCACTTCGGTTGCACCCTTTGAGCTTGACATAATATGCGTAAACATGGAAGACCAAGAGCAAAAGGCGGTGGCGGAAAACCTATATATGCTCGCACAGGAACATGGTATAGAAACCATATACGACGATAGAGACCAAAGCCCAGGCTTTAAGTTTGCGGATGCGGACTTGTGCGGATTTCCATACAGGATAGTGGTAGGCAGAAAGATAAAGGAAGGCAAGGTGGAACTCCAAAATAGACACACAGGAGAAAGGTGGGATGTGGAAATAGACAAGGCTGTGGAGACTGTAAAGGATTTGGTGCAGAGGGATAAGACCTAA
- the flhA gene encoding flagellar biosynthesis protein FlhA, with the protein MIREGWVILAFVVILGAIVLPVPALLLDLLLALSITFSMTVLVLTTFIKEPLELSAFPSILLLGTLLRLSLNIAAARRILLYGHEGTSAAGHIIEGFGTFVVGGDVVVGLIVFLIFIVINFVVITRGAERVSEVAARFTLDAMPGKQMSIDADLNAGLITEEEAKKRRAQLEQEASFFGAMDGASKFIRGDAIAALIILFLSLVGGLLVGLVFKGMGFSDAIRTYSLLTVGEGLASQIPALMLSTSAGIVVTKSSSREEIGRVLFKEFSKEPRVFLFSSALLVFMGLIPGFPKLPFFFMAGLLGGLYYALSRALKEEELKKLEELLKEQKKTPTEKREEEVITQPETIALEIGYGLIPYVDESQGGDVPERIKTIRRQLASEYGVVIPLVHIRDNLRLRPHQYRILIRGIEVDSYEIVPGHWLAIDLGNAREPLQGIETKDPSFKLKAYWIREDQKEKAQKLGYMVVDISTVMITHISETIKKNLHEILGRAEVLELVENLSKKYPKAVQGLVPDVVPVSVLHRVLQNLLREGIPINDLLTILETLADYIDQTRDSDLLTEYVRQRLAKRITRLYSTNGTLYAMILSPKVETKLTALVQEGKEEEFLDLLINGLYPKLSQEVTKFTQYQAMPLLITSSSIRRHIRKVLENYMPNLIVLSYNELDRQLNLKVIGVIDEN; encoded by the coding sequence ATGATCAGGGAAGGGTGGGTTATTCTTGCCTTTGTGGTTATACTGGGTGCTATAGTCCTGCCCGTGCCCGCCCTTCTTCTTGACCTTCTATTGGCTCTTAGTATTACCTTTTCAATGACGGTTCTGGTGCTTACCACCTTCATAAAAGAGCCTCTTGAGCTTTCTGCCTTTCCTAGTATTCTGCTCCTTGGAACGCTTCTGAGGCTTTCTCTTAACATAGCTGCTGCGAGGAGAATACTCCTATACGGACACGAGGGAACCTCTGCCGCAGGGCATATCATAGAAGGCTTTGGCACTTTTGTGGTGGGTGGTGATGTGGTGGTGGGTCTTATTGTGTTTCTCATATTTATAGTTATAAACTTTGTAGTTATAACCAGAGGTGCGGAGAGGGTCTCCGAAGTGGCAGCGCGTTTTACCCTTGATGCAATGCCCGGAAAGCAAATGAGTATAGATGCAGACCTCAACGCAGGACTAATTACAGAAGAAGAGGCTAAAAAAAGAAGGGCTCAGCTTGAGCAAGAGGCAAGTTTCTTTGGTGCTATGGATGGTGCCAGCAAGTTTATAAGGGGAGATGCCATAGCAGCTTTGATAATACTCTTCCTTAGTCTTGTGGGCGGTCTTCTTGTGGGTTTGGTTTTTAAGGGTATGGGTTTCTCCGACGCTATAAGGACATACTCTCTCCTTACAGTGGGTGAGGGGCTTGCCAGCCAGATACCTGCCCTTATGCTTTCTACCTCTGCGGGTATAGTGGTCACCAAGTCCTCTTCAAGGGAGGAGATTGGCAGGGTGCTTTTCAAAGAGTTTTCAAAAGAGCCAAGGGTTTTTCTCTTTTCCTCTGCACTTCTTGTCTTTATGGGTTTAATACCGGGCTTTCCCAAACTTCCCTTCTTCTTCATGGCAGGTCTGCTCGGAGGGCTATACTATGCCCTAAGCAGGGCACTTAAGGAGGAAGAGCTGAAGAAACTTGAAGAGCTACTCAAAGAGCAGAAAAAAACACCTACGGAGAAGAGAGAAGAGGAGGTAATCACACAGCCAGAAACCATAGCCCTTGAAATAGGTTATGGACTTATTCCCTATGTGGATGAATCTCAAGGGGGAGATGTGCCAGAGAGGATAAAGACCATAAGAAGACAGCTTGCAAGTGAATATGGCGTTGTTATACCTCTTGTGCATATAAGGGACAATCTAAGACTTAGACCTCACCAGTATCGCATACTCATAAGGGGTATAGAGGTGGACTCTTATGAAATAGTGCCAGGGCACTGGCTTGCCATAGATTTGGGCAATGCCAGAGAGCCACTTCAAGGCATAGAGACCAAAGACCCATCCTTTAAGCTAAAAGCCTATTGGATAAGGGAAGACCAAAAGGAAAAAGCACAAAAGCTGGGATATATGGTGGTGGACATATCCACGGTTATGATAACTCACATAAGCGAGACTATAAAGAAAAACTTGCATGAAATACTGGGAAGGGCGGAGGTTCTTGAGCTTGTAGAAAACCTCTCAAAGAAGTATCCAAAGGCAGTGCAGGGGCTTGTGCCTGATGTGGTGCCTGTCTCTGTGCTTCACAGGGTGCTTCAAAACCTTCTCAGAGAGGGCATACCCATCAATGACCTTCTTACCATCCTTGAAACCCTTGCGGACTACATAGACCAAACAAGAGACTCAGACCTTCTTACAGAGTATGTTCGTCAAAGGCTTGCCAAGAGAATAACAAGACTTTATTCCACAAATGGAACCCTGTATGCCATGATACTGTCTCCAAAGGTAGAAACAAAGCTCACCGCCTTGGTGCAAGAGGGCAAGGAGGAGGAATTTTTAGACCTTCTTATAAATGGACTCTATCCGAAGCTCTCTCAGGAGGTCACAAAGTTTACCCAGTATCAGGCTATGCCCCTTCTTATAACCTCAAGCTCTATAAGGAGACACATAAGAAAGGTTCTTGAAAACTACATGCCAAACCTCATTGTGCTGTCTTATAATGAACTTGATAGGCAGTTAAACCTAAAGGTCATAGGTGTCATAGATGAAAATTAA
- a CDS encoding roadblock/LC7 domain-containing protein, with product MELDIIQYDIDPETKRRLRMVLQNLLNKTSASVIILTDDAGRIIDIKGQKEEDLETEFLATLISGIFGAAVEMGKILRMEDLEVLQYESKSMDVVIKYIRPRFLLGIIVGKGVALGTVRLFLKEAGEELEEVLEKAEMVPSKQIKIDIKELEEKLNRVLGGPYEA from the coding sequence ATGGAGCTTGATATAATTCAATACGATATAGACCCAGAAACCAAAAGGCGTCTGCGGATGGTCCTGCAAAACTTACTAAATAAGACCTCCGCCAGCGTGATAATACTTACCGACGATGCGGGAAGGATAATAGACATAAAGGGTCAGAAGGAGGAGGATTTGGAAACGGAGTTCTTAGCCACTCTTATAAGTGGTATATTCGGTGCTGCGGTTGAGATGGGGAAAATCCTCAGGATGGAAGACCTTGAAGTTCTCCAGTATGAAAGTAAGAGCATGGATGTGGTCATAAAATACATCCGACCAAGGTTCCTGCTCGGTATTATAGTTGGAAAGGGCGTAGCTCTTGGCACTGTGAGGCTTTTTTTGAAAGAAGCTGGAGAGGAACTTGAAGAAGTCCTTGAAAAAGCGGAAATGGTTCCATCAAAACAGATAAAAATAGATATAAAGGAGCTTGAGGAAAAACTGAATAGAGTTTTGGGGGGTCCTTATGAGGCTTAA
- a CDS encoding c-type heme family protein: protein MRRFLPKSIRWKISLPILLFGAIAGFATGIYTYKTEVDKAVYTTEEKVNAAITFSDSSREYVRKTLRPLIFDFLARAKGCVQEDFILEAQSSSFFTASIFNMVNEKMPDFQLRQVAYNPINPKNNPKPEEAKIINFMKATNQKEYVGVIEMNGQRYFVHAFGKVAEAGCMQCHSTREAMPKSLVAKYNPQYDPNWKVGELVGAVMVSVPFEAILLRAQLNGLIRGLAVFSIFLAITLFIVVALDRLVFKPVEELQRRAEEIAKGNVDEPIEVKSEDEIGKLAESFERMRVSIKKVMDLLK, encoded by the coding sequence ATGAGAAGATTTCTGCCCAAAAGCATCAGATGGAAGATAAGCCTTCCCATTTTGCTTTTTGGTGCTATTGCAGGCTTTGCAACAGGCATTTACACCTACAAAACGGAGGTAGACAAGGCAGTCTATACCACAGAAGAGAAGGTGAACGCAGCCATAACCTTCAGCGATAGCTCAAGAGAGTATGTGAGAAAGACACTTAGACCCCTTATCTTTGATTTCCTTGCGAGGGCTAAGGGTTGTGTTCAAGAGGACTTTATCTTGGAAGCCCAGTCTTCCAGCTTTTTCACCGCTTCCATCTTCAACATGGTCAACGAAAAGATGCCAGATTTTCAACTAAGACAAGTAGCCTACAACCCTATAAATCCAAAAAACAACCCAAAACCCGAAGAGGCAAAGATAATCAACTTCATGAAAGCCACAAACCAAAAGGAGTATGTGGGCGTCATAGAGATGAATGGACAGAGATATTTTGTTCATGCCTTTGGAAAGGTAGCAGAGGCTGGATGTATGCAGTGCCACTCCACAAGGGAGGCCATGCCCAAGAGCCTTGTTGCCAAGTATAACCCTCAGTATGACCCTAACTGGAAGGTGGGTGAGCTGGTGGGTGCGGTTATGGTATCTGTGCCCTTTGAAGCCATACTGCTACGTGCTCAGCTCAATGGACTTATCAGAGGTCTTGCTGTCTTTAGCATATTCCTCGCAATAACCCTATTTATTGTGGTAGCTCTGGACAGGCTTGTCTTCAAACCCGTGGAGGAGCTCCAAAGAAGGGCGGAGGAAATCGCCAAAGGCAATGTGGATGAACCCATAGAGGTAAAGTCTGAAGACGAGATAGGCAAGCTGGCGGAATCCTTTGAGAGGATGAGGGTAAGCATCAAGAAGGTTATGGACCTGCTTAAGTGA